In Pseudobythopirellula maris, a single window of DNA contains:
- a CDS encoding N-acetyltransferase yields MAGVEILPVSSKADQKRFLTLPWKLNAHDPNWVPPLRDQQKRLCGFAHHPFYDAAESQAFLAVRGGEAVGRILAVDNQAHNDWNKEKRGFYGFFESVDDQAVSGALFDAAADWHRDRGMTALRGPTDPCINYEMGLLVDGFDTPPFFMLTHNPQYYGPLHDAYGFEKAQDLYGYWGEKGMLGRLKRDEKMKNIDEQVQERFGVSVRGMKRGKFRQEVEMFLDIYNQALSATWGYVPMSRSEVLHMAAELKYMIVPELARIAEVDGKPVGVMFGLLDYNTRIKQIDGRLFPFGFARLLMNKRGIKRIRLVSTNVLPEYQNWGVGVCLARSMTKPALDHGVTACEFSWVLETNDLSRKTIEKGGARRYKTWRIYDKEL; encoded by the coding sequence ATGGCCGGCGTCGAGATTCTTCCTGTCTCCTCCAAAGCGGACCAGAAACGCTTCCTCACGCTCCCCTGGAAGCTCAACGCGCATGACCCGAATTGGGTTCCGCCCCTCAGAGACCAGCAGAAGCGGCTGTGTGGCTTTGCCCACCACCCGTTCTACGACGCCGCCGAGTCGCAAGCCTTTCTTGCGGTCCGTGGCGGCGAGGCGGTCGGGCGCATCTTGGCGGTCGACAACCAAGCGCACAACGACTGGAACAAAGAGAAGCGCGGCTTCTACGGGTTCTTCGAATCGGTCGACGACCAAGCCGTGAGCGGCGCGCTGTTCGACGCCGCCGCCGACTGGCACCGCGACCGCGGCATGACGGCGCTGCGTGGCCCCACGGACCCCTGCATCAACTACGAGATGGGCCTGCTGGTCGACGGCTTCGACACGCCGCCGTTCTTCATGCTCACCCACAACCCGCAGTACTACGGCCCGCTGCACGACGCCTACGGCTTCGAGAAAGCACAAGACCTGTACGGCTACTGGGGCGAGAAGGGCATGCTCGGCAGGCTCAAACGCGACGAGAAGATGAAGAACATCGACGAGCAGGTCCAAGAACGGTTCGGCGTGTCGGTGCGCGGCATGAAGCGGGGCAAGTTCCGCCAAGAGGTCGAGATGTTCCTCGATATCTACAACCAAGCGCTCTCGGCCACGTGGGGCTACGTGCCGATGTCGCGCAGCGAGGTGCTGCACATGGCGGCCGAGCTGAAGTACATGATCGTGCCCGAGCTGGCGCGCATCGCCGAGGTCGACGGCAAGCCGGTCGGCGTGATGTTCGGCCTGTTGGATTACAACACACGCATCAAGCAGATCGACGGCCGGCTGTTCCCGTTCGGGTTCGCCCGGCTGCTGATGAACAAGCGCGGCATCAAGCGGATCCGGCTGGTGAGCACGAACGTGCTGCCGGAGTACCAGAACTGGGGGGTGGGCGTCTGCCTGGCCCGCAGCATGACCAAGCCGGCCTTGGACCACGGCGTGACGGCGTGCGAGTTTTCGTGGGTGCTGGAGACCAACGACCTGAGCCGCAAGACGATCGAGAAGGGCGGGGCGAGGCGCTACAAGACTTGGCGGATTTATGACAAAGAGCTGTGA
- a CDS encoding SixA phosphatase family protein, which produces MILYVARHAWAGNFGDPGCSDDTLRELTPDGIERYFRTVDALVEQRGFTPDRLATSPYTRCVQTATIIAERTPKAPEFDKIEALGCGVDLPQLMAWTAEHESAGDLCWVGHNPDVEALVAWLVGSPVGVVSFAKGSVAAVEFAAGPVEKGAGELLWHCTAKSLGV; this is translated from the coding sequence ATGATCCTCTACGTCGCCCGCCACGCGTGGGCCGGTAACTTCGGCGACCCCGGCTGCTCGGACGACACGCTGCGCGAGCTGACGCCCGACGGCATCGAGCGCTACTTCCGCACGGTCGACGCGCTCGTCGAGCAGCGTGGTTTCACGCCGGACCGCCTAGCCACGAGCCCCTACACCCGCTGCGTGCAGACCGCGACGATCATCGCCGAACGCACGCCCAAAGCGCCCGAGTTCGACAAGATCGAGGCCCTCGGCTGCGGCGTCGATCTGCCGCAGCTGATGGCGTGGACCGCCGAGCACGAATCGGCGGGCGACCTCTGCTGGGTCGGCCACAACCCCGATGTCGAGGCGCTGGTGGCCTGGCTGGTCGGCTCGCCGGTGGGCGTGGTGAGCTTCGCCAAGGGCTCGGTCGCGGCGGTCGAATTTGCGGCAGGCCCCGTGGAGAAGGGCGCCGGCGAGCTGCTGTGGCACTGCACGGCGAAGTCGCTCGGCGTTTGA
- a CDS encoding ABC transporter ATP-binding protein yields MPEPPLIELQGVGFRRAGADILAGVNWRLQRSRHTAVLGPNGAGKTTLLRLACGYAWPTAGRVLRLGRELVDLRALRRQIGWIASDLAAQVPPRDSGLETVVSGRYGQVGLRRHLKPAPTEADFADARKELAALRCDALTDKPFGVMSHGERQQVLIARARMAAPLLLVLDEPCAGMDPGVRERFLAWLEERLAVGAGPTVVLVTHHVEEITPSIARTVVVSGGRLTHDGPTSEVVTAETINEVYGTKVRRLEREAGRCWAIW; encoded by the coding sequence ATGCCCGAGCCCCCGCTGATCGAACTGCAAGGCGTCGGCTTCCGCCGCGCGGGCGCCGACATCCTGGCGGGGGTCAACTGGCGCCTGCAGCGCAGCCGGCACACCGCGGTGCTCGGCCCCAACGGCGCCGGCAAGACCACGCTGCTGCGTCTCGCCTGCGGCTACGCCTGGCCCACCGCCGGACGGGTGCTGCGGCTGGGGCGCGAGCTGGTCGACCTGCGCGCGCTGCGCCGTCAGATCGGCTGGATCGCCAGCGACTTGGCTGCCCAAGTCCCGCCACGCGACTCGGGCCTCGAGACGGTCGTCAGCGGACGTTACGGCCAGGTCGGCCTTCGCCGCCATCTCAAGCCCGCACCGACCGAAGCGGACTTCGCCGACGCCCGCAAGGAACTCGCCGCGCTCCGCTGCGACGCCCTGACTGACAAGCCGTTCGGCGTCATGTCGCACGGCGAGCGGCAGCAGGTGCTGATCGCCCGCGCCCGGATGGCGGCGCCCCTGTTGCTGGTGCTCGACGAGCCGTGCGCAGGCATGGACCCGGGCGTCCGCGAGCGGTTCCTCGCTTGGCTCGAAGAGCGTCTGGCCGTCGGGGCGGGCCCGACGGTGGTGCTCGTCACGCACCACGTTGAAGAGATCACGCCGTCGATCGCCCGCACGGTGGTCGTCTCCGGCGGCCGCCTGACACACGACGGGCCAACGAGCGAGGTCGTCACCGCCGAAACGATCAACGAGGTTTACGGCACCAAGGTGCGACGGCTCGAACGCGAGGCGGGCCGCTGCTGGGCGATATGGTAG